DNA sequence from the Streptomyces canus genome:
ACAAGCCGGAGATCACCTGGGGCACGTGCCCGGAGCCGGTCGAGGGAACGAGCCGAAATCCTCGTCTGACCTGCGGGACGTTGAAGGTCCCGCTGTACTACCGAGATCCGGGCGGCAAGAAGATCGAGGTGGCGGTCTCGCGGCTGGCCACCGCCAAACCCGGGAAGAAGCGTGGCGTCCTGCTGCTGAACCCCGGCGGACCGGCCGTGGGTGGTCTCGACATGCCCGCAACCATGGCGTCCACGCTGCCGAAGTCCGTGCTGGACAGCTACGACCTGATCGGCTTCGACCCGCGCGGCGTCGAGCACAGCTCTCCGCAGAGCTGCGGTCTGAAGGACCCCAGTGTGTTCGGGCTCTTCCCCTATCCCGCCGCGGACGGCTCGATCACCAAGAACGTGGCCTTCGCCAAGACCAACGCCGAGACGTGCGCAGACACGGTGGGCGACACCCTGCAGTACTTCACCACCGCCAACACCGCCCGCGACATGGACCGCATCCGCCAGGCGCTCGGTGAGCGGAAGATCTCCTACTGGGGCCAGTCCTACGGCACCTACCTCGGCGCCGTCTACAGGGCCCTGTTCCAGGACCGGACCGACCGGATGATCCTGGAAGGCAACATCGACGCCACCAAGGCGTGGGCCGACGAAGTGGCGGACCGCTGGGGCAAGGGCATGGCCGACCGGTTCCCCGACGCGGCCGCCGTCGCCGCGGCCCAGGACGGCACCCTCGGGCTGGGCGACAGCGTCAAGCAGGTGACCCAGAGCTACCTCGCCCTCGCCGACCGGCTCGACCGCAAGCCCGTCCCCGTGCCCGGTATGCAGCTGTCGTTGGACGGACCGCTGCTGCGGAACATCACCTACGGCATGCTTCTGCACAACGACACGCTTCCACCGCTGGTCGGTTTCTGGAAGGCCGCCGCCGACCTGGCCGACGGCGGCGCCACCGACGCCGACAACGAGGTTCTCCAGCAGATCCTCGCCGACAGCCCGCGGCCTCCGGGTGTCCCCGCGGACAACCAGGCCACCATGTTCCTGGCTCTCGTCTGCGGCGACGCCGAATGGCCCCACGACACCGACGGCTACGCCACCCGCAGCGCCGCCGACCGCAAGGCGTGGCCCCTCACCGCGGGAATGCCGGGCAACATCTGGGCGTGCGCCTACTGGAAGAAGCCGGCCGAGCAGCCCGTCACCGTGACCGGCGAAGGCCCGCGCAACACCCTGATCCTCCAGAACCGCCGGGACAACGCCACTCCGTGGGAGGGCGGCATAGGGCTGCACAAGGCCCTCGGCGACAGTTCTGCCTTCGTCGGCGTGGACAACGGCGGGCACTACGTCTACAACGAAGGCTCCGCCTGCGCCGACAAGGCGACCGTCGACTTCCTGACCACCGGCCACCTGCCGGGCAAGCACGTCTACTGCACCGACGTCCAGCGGAAGAGGTGATCCGGTGACGCAAGCGAGAAGGCGAACGCGGCGACCAGGTCATGGGGGACGACGGTGGTGCACGCGTTCCACTCCGTCATCGCGGAGGCGGGGGCTCTTTGTGGGCTAGTGCTCTGACCGGATAGGTTCGCCGGAAGCTCGCGGTGTTCGGCGTGGACGGGCCTCGCCAACCCTCCGTAGGCTGGTGATCGCCTATGAAGGGGCGGGGTGAACGGCAATCCGCTGTACCACTGGATAGCGCCGGCAGTGTCCACGGCGCTCATGCTGCCGGTGCCGGTGGCAATACTGGCGGGGTGGACGCCGCCGCGGATGCGCAAGCGACAGGCCGGGATGCGGCTTCGGGTCTACGGCATTCTGTGGATCTACACCCTCATGCTCGTCAACGGCATCCCCCGGATCGCCGACGCCTCATTCGAGACGGTCATGGTCTGCATGAACGTCGGCTTCGGGTTCACCGCCGCCGCTGCGGTCCTGTTCCTGCTCTCGGCACGTAAGGATTCAGGCGCCCGGACAGCTGGCCCAGTCGAACCTCGAGAAGGCTGAGAGACAGCTTGCCGTGCCTGCCGCGTCACGGGTTTGGTCAGGCTGCTGGTGCGAGGGGGCTTCCGCCCCAGCGGATGCCTTTCCTCGCTGCGGATGCGGGCGCGTTCCTTGCGTTCGGCGGCCAGGACGTCGCGGTGGCGTGCGTTGTCCCGACTCGTCGTCGAACCGGTCACCGAGGTCATCGCCCGCCACGCGGCCGCTCTCCTCGCCGACACCGGTCTGCACGGCCACAAGTACGCGGTCGACGCCATGCTCAGCGCCACTGCGCTCGCCGCCCATGCCCCCGTCAGCGTGCTGACATCGGACCCTGAGGATCTCAGCGCACTGTGCGGTGGACGTGCCACCGTCATCCAGGTCTGACCCACACGCCTTTCGCGGCAGGCGTCAGGGCCGCCACGGCCGCCAGGCAACGCCTGCACTTCGTGGAGCACAGGGTCGTTCAGGGTGGCTTCCTACGACAGTGACGTACAGCGCGGCCTCGTAGAGCGTCGGCAACCGCTCATGTCCGGTACTCGCCACATGGCCGGCACAAGACCGAGCCGCGCGACAGGACCGGCCGCTCGCCTATGTGCGGTGCTTGTGCAGTTCGATGGCCAGGGGTGCGGCGGTGAACATCGAGGAGTACGTGCCCACCGCGAACCCGATGAGGAGGGCGAGGGCGAAGTCGGTCAGGGTGTCGCCGCCGAGGACGGCCAGGGCGGTGAGGATGAATGCGGCGCCCATGCCGGTGTTGACGGTGCGGGGCAGGGTCTGCAGAAGCGCCTGGTTGGCGACGCGAGTGAAGGGCGTCTTGCGGTCATGGCGGCCGAGTTCCCTGATCCGGTCGAAGACGACGACGGAGTCGTTGACGGAGTAGCCGATGACGGTCAGCAGCGCGGCCAGGAAGACGCCGTCGACGGGCTTGCCGAGCCAGGCGAAGATGCCGATGAGGATCACGACGTCGTGGGCGAGGGCGGCGACCGCCGAGGTGCCCAGCAGCCAGCGGAAGCGTGCCGCGAGATAGATCAGCTGGGCGGCGAGGGCGACAGCGAGGGCGATGAGGGCGCCTTGGCGTAGTTCCTTGCCGAGGCTCGGCCCGATGGCTTCGTCGCGGATCTTGTCGGCTCGGTCCGTCAGGTTGGTGATGGTGTCGGTGATGGCCGCTGCCTGGGTGTTGCTCAAGTGGTGGGTGCGGACGGTGAGTTGGTTCTCGCCGGAGGTCTGGACGACTGCCCGGGGGAATCCCGCGTCGGCGAGCGCGGTGCGGGCCCGGTCGGCGTCGACGGGGGCGGATGTGGTGTATTCGATGAGGCGACCACCGGTGAATTCGACGCCGAGGTCGAGGCCGCGCACCGCGATGCCGGAGGCGGCGAGGACGAGGGCGGCGGCGGACGCGGCCAGCCACCGGCGCGGGTGGCGCATCAGGTTCGGGTTGGTGCGCGCGAGGCGATCGCGGACGGTGCCGGTGTGAGCGATGCCGGTGAGGTGGGGGCGGCGGCGCAGTCGGGGGTGAGCGACGGTGTAGTCGGCCAGGGCACGGGTGATGACGAGGGCGCTGAGCATGGAGGCGAGGACGCCGATGCCCAGCGTGACGCCGAACCCGCGCACAGGTCCGGAGGCGAGGAAGAACAGCAGGCCGGCGGCGATGAGGGTGGTGATGTTGGAGTCGGCGATCGCGCTGAAGGCCCTGCGGAATCCGGCGGTCAGGGACGAGCGTGGGGTGGGTCGGTGGCGAGAGGCGTACTCCTCGCGGGCGCGTTCAAAGACGAGCACGTTGGCGTCGACCGCCATGCCGATGGCCAGCACGAAGCCGGCGAGGCCGGGCAGGGTGACGGTGGCGCCGAGGGCGGCGTAGGAGATGAGGCCGTAGCAGGCCAGGGCGACGGTGGCCAGGGCGCCCATGAGCCGGTACACGGCGATGATGAACAGCGAGGTCAGGGCGGTACCGATGGCGGCGGCCCAGACGCTGGCCCTGATGGCTTCCGCACCCAGGGTGGGGCCGACGGTGCGCTGCTCGACGGTCTCGACCGGCACCGGCAGGGCGCCGCCGTTGACGAGCAGGGCCAGCTCTTTCGCTTCGCTGTCGTTGAAGGTGCCGGTGATCTGGGTGGAGCCGCCGCTGATGCCGGACCGGCAGGCGACGGACGGGGCGACCTGCGGCGAAGAGATGATCTTGTCGTCCAGGACGATGGCGACCCGGCGGGCCGGGTCTCCGGCCGCGTGGCAGGCGGCCTCACCGGTCAGGCGGGCCCACCCCTGTTGGCCCGATCCCCTGAAGTCGACGGTGACGTGCCATCCGGCACCGCTCTGCTGATCGAATCGGGCCGCTGCCTTCTCGACGTCCTCGCCGGTCAGTGAGGGCGCCCGAAGGCGCAGAAGGTGGCCGGACTCGTCGGCCATCACCTGCTCGCGGGGGCGCTTGGGCAGCGGTTCGGGCGCGTCGTCGGCGTTGGTTGCCGTGCCGAGTATCTGGTGGAAGGTGAGCTGGGCGGTGCGGCCGAGCACGTCGGCCGCCTTGCGGGGATCTTGCAGGCCGGGCAGTTCGACGACGATCCGGTCGCTGCCGGAGCGGGCGATGCCGGGTTCGGCGACACCGAGCGCGTCGATGCGGCCGCGCAGCACCTCCACGGTGCGGTCCGTCGCCTCACCGTCGACGTCGGCAGCGGCGGTGGGGCGGGTTTCCAGCACGATCTGGGTGCCGCCCCGCAGATCGAGTCCGAGATGGACGGGCACGGTGAGCGCGACGTACAGGGAGAGGGCAACGGCAGCAAGGGCGATCAGCCCTCTGATGTGCGGGGATCGGTTCACAGCGGGCCTCCGGCAGGCACACCGCGGCCAGGTCGGTGGCTGCGGTCGAGAGGGAGAGGAAGAGAGTCAGGTGCCGGAGAGCGAGGGCGGTGCCCTGACCCCGTGCCGAAGTGCCGGTTGCTCCGACGCGGGCGGGCCTGCTGCCGAAACCGGGGGTTGCGCGCGCCGGAGCCGGTCGGTCGCTGGATCAGGTGACGCGCCCGGGGCAGAGACCGGCGGCGCATGGCGCTCGCCGGTGGCATCCCGATGGCTCCTGATCGCGGCGGTGGTGACGGCCGGGTCCGCGCTGTCCGCGTACGGCTCACCGTGCGCCGACTCCTCGGCCGCGAGCAGCGTGCCGACCGGTGCGCAAGGGTGCGTAGTGCCCAGGGCGGGCGGGCTGAGCAGAGTGACGAGGAAGGCGAGGAGGGCCGCCAACGCCAGGCCCGGGCCGGGGCCTCGGGTGCGCGAGACAGTGTGCGTGAAGCGGGCCACCAGCGCCCCCTTTCCCTGTTGGTGGCCTTCCCGCCCCGGGCAGACCGGCAGTCAGCAGGCTCAGGCTTGGATGAGGCCCGCGCGGATCGCGTAGCGGGTGAGTTCCAGCCGGTCACGCAGGCCGAGCTTGTGCAGCAGGTTCTCCCGGTGCCGGTGGACGGTCTTGATGCTGATGAAGAGCATCTCGGCGATCTCCTTGGACGAGTGGCCCTCGGCCACGAGCTTGAGGACCTCCTCCTCGCGTGGGGTCAGCACCTGATCGGGCGGCTCCTCGCCGTGGCGGACGCGGTCGAGGTAGTTGCGGATGAGCGCGGTGACCGCGCCCGGGTAGAGGAAGGGCTCGTCGCGCATGGCGGCGCGGCATGCCGCCACCAGGTCGCGGTCGGCCACGGACTTCAGCACATATCCGCCGGCGCCGGCCTTCAACGCCTGGAAGAAGTACTGCTCGTTGTCGTGCATCGTCAGCATCAGCACCCGTACGCCGGGCTTGAGCGCGAGAAGTTCCCGGGTGGCCTGTAGGCCGGTCATCCGGGGCATGGCGATGTCCATCACCGCCAGGTCGACCTCATGAGTGCGGGCCAGCTCGATGGCCTCCGCGCCGTCCCCGGCCTCGGCGACGACCTCCAGGTCCGGCTCCCGGTCGAGGATGAGCCGCACCCCACGACGTACCAACGCATGGTCGTCGGCGAGGAGGATACGGATCACGGATGTGTGTGGCGTGGTCATGGCTGCTTCCTGAGGGGCACGGTGAGCCGGACCGTCGTACCGGTCTGCGGCTGGGAGGTGACATCCAGAGTGGCCCCGATCAGCAGGGCCCGCTCGCGCATTCCGCGCATTCCCGCTCCTTCAGGGGCCGCCCCGGTGCCGCGGCCGTCGTCGACGACGGCCAGCACCACCGCCTCGCCGGTGTGGCGCAGGCTCACCTCGACCTGGCCGGCCTCCGCATGACGGGCCGCGTTGGTCAGGGCTTCCTGGGCGACGCGGTACAGCACCAGCTCCGTCTGATGGTCCAGCACGGGCAGACCGGTCTCGAAACGACGCACCACACGCAGCCCTACATGGGTGGCGAACTCGCCGGTCAGCGAGGTCAGCGCGCTGACCAGACCGAGGTCCTCCAGTACACCGGGCCGTAGCCGACGCACCAGGCGCCGTACCTCGTCCAGGCTCCCCCGGGTGATCTCCTGCACTTGTCGCAGGTCACCGCGCAGGGGCTCGTCCGCGTCGTCGGCGGCCCGCTCCAGCGACAGCAGGATCGCGGTCATGCTCTGGCCCACCTCGTCGTGCAGTTCCTGGGCGATGCGGCGCCGCTCCGCTTCCTGCGCGAACAGGGCGCGGGCACTACTGGACGCCCGTTCGTGCTCGAGGCGCTCGAGCATGGCGTTGAAGGTGCGGATCAGTTCGGCGGTCTCCCCGCGTCCCCCTTCCGGCAGCCGTTGCCCGGGACGCAACAGATCGACGGTGGCCATCAGCCGGGTGAGCCGGTCGAGCGGGGCCAGACCGATCCGTAGCAGGGCCGCGTTGGCGACCAGCATGACGACCAGGCCGGACACGAGAATGATCGCCTCGGTCAGGACCACCGGCACGGAGACGGTCACCGGCGCCCACAGCAGCAGCGCGGTGGCGCTTCCCAGCACCACCGCGTTGAGCGCGAAGATCCGCCAGAACAGGGACACCGGGATGACGCCTTTCTCCGTGTGACACGGCGTTGTCTCTACTGTCGGTCACGGCGACCCCGAGCGTGGGCTGCGTCCGCTGGTTCTGACCGGTCTGCCGTCCAGGCTGCCTGCTGCCGGTCCGCGCGGCCATGGGCTCCCATGCCCATTTCCTGCACCTGGCCTGCCCACGCCGCGATGGGCCACGGGACATGCCACAGATGGGTATCGCGCCCGATGGGCTTTGCGCCGCGTCGCGGCCACGGTAGAGGCATGAGCCGCCGCCCCTGACTCCCTGACCGACGCCGCCATCTCTTACGGAATCACGGAATCGGAAACGCGGAATCGCCCGCAATCACGGAATCACGGAATCACGGAATCACAGAAGAAGGATCTGCCATGTCACTCGATACGCCCCGGACCGAAACCCATCGTGAGCGGCTGACGGCGCACGAGGCCCTTCAGCGCCTCGAAGACGAACGTGCCTCCCGCCTCACCCAGTTGCGGGCCATCGGGCAGGCCGGGCCGGACGCTGAGGAACAGGTGGCGTCCACGCACAAGGACACCCTTCAGCGAGTCCTCACCGAGATCGAGGCCGCCTTCGCGCGCGTCGAGGACGGCAGCTACGGCACCTGCCGCAACTGCACCAGGCCCATCCCTGTCGAACGCCTGGAAATCCTGCCCTACACGCCGTTCTGCGTGCCCTGCCAGCGCGACACCGTCTGACAACCGGCCGCCCGACCTCCCTCCCTGTCCCGCCCTGCCCAAGGGGTGAATCGGTGAACCACCAGATCATCGACGACCGCGACGCCGCTCTCTCGATCGAGGACTTCGCCGCACTGCGCGCGAACCTGCACGAACAGCGCCTGTTCCGCCAGGAACAGCTGCAACAACTCTCAGGCCCCGCCGCGACCCGCGCCGACGCGCGTCTCGCTCGGCAGGCCTCCTCACAGATCGAGGTCAGCGTCCAGCTCGCCGCCTCCGCCCGCATGGTCCTCGCCGACGTCGAGGCCGCCCTCACACGCATGGACGAGGGCCAGTACGGCACCTGCCATCTGTGCCGGGGGCACATCGCCCGCGAACGACTGATGATCGTGCCGCAGGCCCGCTACTGCGCCCGATGCCAGCAGGTCAGGGAGGCCGGCCGATGACCACCGCTCCCAGTCCCGTGGCGGCCCGGCACCGACCATGGCCCTGGTGCCGGCAGTGCACCGGCATCGCCCTCGACCTGGGCAGCGCCCGCACCCGCGCCTGGATGTCCGGACGGCGAAGCATCCTCGATGCGCCCACGGTGACCGTCCCGGGTGACAGCGCCACTCACCCCATCCGGCGCGGCACCATCGTCGACACCCCCGGAACCGCCCGCATGCTGAACCGGCTGCTCGGTCACCGCCTGCCCCGCTTCGGCCGCCCCCTGCTCATCCTGACCACACCCGTACTGGGCGGCATCGCCTACCGGGCCGAAGCGCGCACCGCGGTCGAGGTCCTGCGCCCGCGCACGGTCCTGACCGTCCCCGCCGCGCGCGCTGTGGCCATGGCCGCGGACACCGACCTGACCCACCCCCTGCTCGTCCTGGACGTCGGCGCCCACCTCACCGAGGTGACGCTCCTGACCGACGGCGCGGTGACCGACGCCCGCCACACCGCCCTGGGCACGGGCGACCTGAGCACCAGCGACCTGAGCACCGGCGACCTGAGCACCGGTGACCTGGAGGGCACCCCGCCCGCACAGATCACCGACGCGGTCGTCGTGATGGTGACCGCCATGCTGGACCAGGACCACACGTCCCAGACACGCGATGCCCTGCGGCGCGGGGTGCTCCTCGCCGGTGGGGGCGCGCTACGACCCGACATCACCCACCACCTCACCCGCGGGCTCCGCACTCCCGTCCAGACCGTCCCCGCTCCGCACACCGCAGCGGTCCGCGGCGCCGCGCGACTCCTGCAAGCCGCCCACGCCCACCCCTCCGCCACCGGAATCCCCGACCTCGCGCACCCCCATTGATCCATCGCCCCCTCCCCGGCAAGCGCCCAGCGAGGCTGCCACGTTCCTGCGGAAGGAGAGACACCGTGGCCCGTGCAACACCCCCGGCACACCCCCCGGCACACCCTCCCGAAGAGCTCCCGCGCATCCTGCTGTGGCGCTGGCGGCGCAACCCCCTGCGCCGCCGTACCGACCTCGCGCAGGCGTGGATCGCCGTCGGCCTGTTCCTTGCCGTGCTGGCCGCCACCCCCGTCGCCATGTTCCTGCTCGGCGACACCGCCTACCGCCACCACAAGGAGACCGCCCGGCGCCAGGCCGCCACCCGCTACGACACCCCCGCCGTACTGGTCCATGACGTCCCTCGCCATCCAGAGCCGGGATCGTACGAGGCGAAGAAGACCCTGTACCCGGCCACCGTCCGCTTCACCGACCCCACGGGCACATCCCGCACCGCGAAGACCGACGTCGCACCCGCCCTGACCGCAGGCAGCACCGTCCGTGTCTGGGTCAACGCCGACGGAAAGATCACCGACCCGCCTCTGACCACGGAACAGGTGCGCAACCGCGCCATGGGCTGGGCCCTCCTCGCCGCCATGGCCGTCCCCGTCCTCGGCGCCGCCGTCCATGGCTACGCCCATCGCAGGCTGGAGCGGCACCACCTCGCCCAGTGGGACGCGGCATGGGCCGATATCGCCCCCCGGTGGACCACGTCTCGCTGACCTGCCTGCGCCCACCACGGTCTCGCGCTGGACCGGGGAGTTCGGCGGTCGATTCGGGGCCGACCCGGGTACGTGCGGAGAGCGGGCCGAGGCGCGGACGCGAGTGCCGGGCAGGCGGTGTCTCACGTACTTGGAGCCGGCTCGGCCTCGGCAACCCGTGCCGGCGCGCACGCCGCTTCAGCCCTGTCTGCCCTGTCAGCTCTGTCGGCTCTGTCCGTGCGTCACTTCTGCTTTCCGCGGCCGGTGAGCACGTCGCGCAGGCGGTCGACCATGCCGGTACCGGGCGCGAGGAGTTTGTTCGCGGGTGGGGTGTCCGGCGCGGACGGGTGCGGGCGGGTGGGAGCGTGCTGCTTGGCCGAGCGGACCTTCTCACCGAGCTCCTCCAACGCGTCGGCGGAACAGACGTCGGCCAGCAACGGGAAGAGCCGGTTCTCCTCGTCGCTGACGTGCGCCGTGACGGCGTTCTTCAGTCGCAGGATCAGCGTGTCGAAACGCCCGTCCCCCGGCTGGCAGCCTTCGAGCTCCTTCAGCATGCGCTCGACTTCACCGTGGTCGGCGATCTCCTTGTCGGCGAGGTCGTCTCCTCCGTCGACGTACCGGCGCACCGTCGGGTACAGGTACTCCTCCTCGGCCACCTGGTGCCGAATCAGCTCCATGGTGAGCCGGTCCGCCAGTACACGTCGCTGCTGGTCGGCTCCCGGCAGCGCTTCGATCTGCGCGAAGAGGTCGTCCACCTCGCGGTGGTCCGTGGTCAGTTCCTGGATGACGTTTCCGCCGTGTGCCATGGGTTCTCCACTCCTTGTCGTATCCAGATACCTGCCACGGGCGTACCGACGACCTCACGGCGGTCCGCCACTTCACTCCGGTGGCCGAGGAGGAGTCCGCGTGACGTGGATTTTTGGTTCCCGGCGCAGGACCAGGCCGCACCCGGGCCGGCCCGGGCCGATGGACCCGCCGTCCGACCACGGCGAGGAGTAGCCGGCCTCAGCGGGCGGCGCAGCCAGGTGAACGCCAACGCCCTCGTCCCTGCGCGCACCTACGGGGCACAGGTGGCACTCAGATACGGGGTTTGGGTCGCTCCGGAATGGTGAGGCGCCCGGGATGCACGAGCAACTTGTCACGGTCGCCCCTCGGGAAAGACCCGCAGCGCAGCGTCCGGCGGAGCGCGACGCCTACTTCGACAACATCAAGTATCTGGCGATCGTGCTGGTCGCGGTGGGACACGCGTGGGAGCCGTTGCGGGACGGGAGCCGGGGCGTCTCGGCGCTGTACCTGCTCGTGTACGCCTTTCACATGCCCGCGTTCATCGTCGTCTCCGGGTACTTTTCACGGAACTTCGACGCCGCCCCGCAGCGGCTGCGGAGGCTGGTGACCGGGCTGGTCGTGCCGTACGTCGTGTTCGAGACGGCGTACACGTTCTTCACCCGGTGGACCGACCAGGTGCCGGACCGGCCGGTGAGTCTGCTGGACCCGCTGTATCTGACGTGGTTCCTGGTGGCGTTGTTCGTGTGGCGGCTGACCACTCCCCTGTGGCAGCGGGTGCGTCATCCTGTGCCGCTCGCCCTCGCCGTGGCGATGCTCGCCACCCTCACGCCCTCCATCGGCGACGATCTCGATCTGCAGCGTGTCCTGCAGTTCCTGCCGTACTTCGTGCTGGGTCTGTGCCTGAAGCCGGAGCACTTCCGCCTGGTCCGTCGGCGGGCTGTACGGCTGGCGGCCCTGCCGGTGTTCGCGGTCGCGCTCGCGCTGTCCTACTGGGCCGTGCCGCGGATGAGCGGGGCCTGGTTCTACCACCGGGACAGCGCCCAGGAGTTGGGTGCGCCCGCCTGGTCGGGGCCGGTGATGACGCTGGTCACCTTCGGGTGCTCGCTGGTCCTGGTCGGGTGTTTCCTCGCCCTGGTGCCCGGGCGGCGGACCTGGTTCACGGTGCTGGGCGCGGGCACGCTCTACGGCTATCTGCTGCACGGATTCCTCGTCCAGGGGGCCCGGTTCTGGGGCTGGTACGGGCCCGCCTGGGTCCACGAACCGCTCGGCACGGTCGCGGTCGCCCTCGTCGCCGCCGCCGTCGTGACCGCCCTGTGCACCCCACCCGTCCGACGTGCCCTGCGATGCCTGGTCGAACCGGAGATGCGGTGGGCCTTCCGGCAACACACGGCCCAACCAGAGCGCGCTTGAGGGGAGTGGGCCGTACGGCGGAACGACCGCTCGGCACCGCCCCCGTCACCTCACCGCAGCCTCCGCCGCGACCGCACGGCGGGGCTTTCCGGTCCAGCAGCATGCTGCCCAAGCCGGGTGCACCTAGGGGGACTCGGCCCAATCACGGAACGTGCACCACGACCGCTCGGGCACAACCCCGGCCCCCTCACCACCGCCTCGGCGGCAACCGCCCAGTGGGCCTCCCAGCAGCGCACAGTCCAACCAGGCCGCGCCCAGGGGGACTTGGTCGTACGACGGAAAGGCGGCACGCCCGCTCGGCGCCCCCCCGGGCCCCTCACGGCCGCCTCGTAGCGACCGACGGGGGGCATTTCCAGCAGCATGCAGTCCAACCAGGGCACGCCCAGGGGGGACTTGGCCCGACGACGGAACGGCGGCTCCGGACGCCGTCCCGTCGTTCGTACCGGCCCTACTTCGACGGCCTCGTGGGTACCGACGGCACCGGGCTCGGTACGGTGGTCGGCTCCGCCGGGACGGGGCTCGGGACGGACGAGGGGTGCTGGTCCGGTACGACCGTCGGCACCGGGCTCGGCGCGGTCCCCGGCTCGGACGGCACGGTGGACGGCACCGGGCTCGGCTCGGACGGCCGCTCCGACGGCACGGGGGAAGGCACCGGCGACGGCACGGTCGAAGGCTC
Encoded proteins:
- a CDS encoding alpha/beta hydrolase — its product is MRRTRSSGKSGFPGGRRFATALVVSTLAGTGLAACGGDAEDTPQAKAAKQTAEAEQAADKPEITWGTCPEPVEGTSRNPRLTCGTLKVPLYYRDPGGKKIEVAVSRLATAKPGKKRGVLLLNPGGPAVGGLDMPATMASTLPKSVLDSYDLIGFDPRGVEHSSPQSCGLKDPSVFGLFPYPAADGSITKNVAFAKTNAETCADTVGDTLQYFTTANTARDMDRIRQALGERKISYWGQSYGTYLGAVYRALFQDRTDRMILEGNIDATKAWADEVADRWGKGMADRFPDAAAVAAAQDGTLGLGDSVKQVTQSYLALADRLDRKPVPVPGMQLSLDGPLLRNITYGMLLHNDTLPPLVGFWKAAADLADGGATDADNEVLQQILADSPRPPGVPADNQATMFLALVCGDAEWPHDTDGYATRSAADRKAWPLTAGMPGNIWACAYWKKPAEQPVTVTGEGPRNTLILQNRRDNATPWEGGIGLHKALGDSSAFVGVDNGGHYVYNEGSACADKATVDFLTTGHLPGKHVYCTDVQRKR
- the secD gene encoding protein translocase subunit SecD — encoded protein: MNRSPHIRGLIALAAVALSLYVALTVPVHLGLDLRGGTQIVLETRPTAAADVDGEATDRTVEVLRGRIDALGVAEPGIARSGSDRIVVELPGLQDPRKAADVLGRTAQLTFHQILGTATNADDAPEPLPKRPREQVMADESGHLLRLRAPSLTGEDVEKAAARFDQQSGAGWHVTVDFRGSGQQGWARLTGEAACHAAGDPARRVAIVLDDKIISSPQVAPSVACRSGISGGSTQITGTFNDSEAKELALLVNGGALPVPVETVEQRTVGPTLGAEAIRASVWAAAIGTALTSLFIIAVYRLMGALATVALACYGLISYAALGATVTLPGLAGFVLAIGMAVDANVLVFERAREEYASRHRPTPRSSLTAGFRRAFSAIADSNITTLIAAGLLFFLASGPVRGFGVTLGIGVLASMLSALVITRALADYTVAHPRLRRRPHLTGIAHTGTVRDRLARTNPNLMRHPRRWLAASAAALVLAASGIAVRGLDLGVEFTGGRLIEYTTSAPVDADRARTALADAGFPRAVVQTSGENQLTVRTHHLSNTQAAAITDTITNLTDRADKIRDEAIGPSLGKELRQGALIALAVALAAQLIYLAARFRWLLGTSAVAALAHDVVILIGIFAWLGKPVDGVFLAALLTVIGYSVNDSVVVFDRIRELGRHDRKTPFTRVANQALLQTLPRTVNTGMGAAFILTALAVLGGDTLTDFALALLIGFAVGTYSSMFTAAPLAIELHKHRT
- a CDS encoding response regulator — protein: MTTPHTSVIRILLADDHALVRRGVRLILDREPDLEVVAEAGDGAEAIELARTHEVDLAVMDIAMPRMTGLQATRELLALKPGVRVLMLTMHDNEQYFFQALKAGAGGYVLKSVADRDLVAACRAAMRDEPFLYPGAVTALIRNYLDRVRHGEEPPDQVLTPREEEVLKLVAEGHSSKEIAEMLFISIKTVHRHRENLLHKLGLRDRLELTRYAIRAGLIQA
- a CDS encoding HAMP domain-containing sensor histidine kinase, encoding MSLFWRIFALNAVVLGSATALLLWAPVTVSVPVVLTEAIILVSGLVVMLVANAALLRIGLAPLDRLTRLMATVDLLRPGQRLPEGGRGETAELIRTFNAMLERLEHERASSSARALFAQEAERRRIAQELHDEVGQSMTAILLSLERAADDADEPLRGDLRQVQEITRGSLDEVRRLVRRLRPGVLEDLGLVSALTSLTGEFATHVGLRVVRRFETGLPVLDHQTELVLYRVAQEALTNAARHAEAGQVEVSLRHTGEAVVLAVVDDGRGTGAAPEGAGMRGMRERALLIGATLDVTSQPQTGTTVRLTVPLRKQP
- a CDS encoding TraR/DksA family transcriptional regulator gives rise to the protein MSLDTPRTETHRERLTAHEALQRLEDERASRLTQLRAIGQAGPDAEEQVASTHKDTLQRVLTEIEAAFARVEDGSYGTCRNCTRPIPVERLEILPYTPFCVPCQRDTV
- a CDS encoding TraR/DksA family transcriptional regulator; translated protein: MNHQIIDDRDAALSIEDFAALRANLHEQRLFRQEQLQQLSGPAATRADARLARQASSQIEVSVQLAASARMVLADVEAALTRMDEGQYGTCHLCRGHIARERLMIVPQARYCARCQQVREAGR
- a CDS encoding rod shape-determining protein codes for the protein MTTAPSPVAARHRPWPWCRQCTGIALDLGSARTRAWMSGRRSILDAPTVTVPGDSATHPIRRGTIVDTPGTARMLNRLLGHRLPRFGRPLLILTTPVLGGIAYRAEARTAVEVLRPRTVLTVPAARAVAMAADTDLTHPLLVLDVGAHLTEVTLLTDGAVTDARHTALGTGDLSTSDLSTGDLSTGDLEGTPPAQITDAVVVMVTAMLDQDHTSQTRDALRRGVLLAGGGALRPDITHHLTRGLRTPVQTVPAPHTAAVRGAARLLQAAHAHPSATGIPDLAHPH
- a CDS encoding Rv1733c family protein; this translates as MARATPPAHPPAHPPEELPRILLWRWRRNPLRRRTDLAQAWIAVGLFLAVLAATPVAMFLLGDTAYRHHKETARRQAATRYDTPAVLVHDVPRHPEPGSYEAKKTLYPATVRFTDPTGTSRTAKTDVAPALTAGSTVRVWVNADGKITDPPLTTEQVRNRAMGWALLAAMAVPVLGAAVHGYAHRRLERHHLAQWDAAWADIAPRWTTSR
- a CDS encoding hemerythrin domain-containing protein → MAHGGNVIQELTTDHREVDDLFAQIEALPGADQQRRVLADRLTMELIRHQVAEEEYLYPTVRRYVDGGDDLADKEIADHGEVERMLKELEGCQPGDGRFDTLILRLKNAVTAHVSDEENRLFPLLADVCSADALEELGEKVRSAKQHAPTRPHPSAPDTPPANKLLAPGTGMVDRLRDVLTGRGKQK